A DNA window from Ipomoea triloba cultivar NCNSP0323 chromosome 10, ASM357664v1 contains the following coding sequences:
- the LOC116032646 gene encoding myb-related protein Hv1-like, whose amino-acid sequence MGRAPCCSKVGLKKGPWSAKEDSLLTTYIQQHGEGHWRSLPKNAGLLRCGKSCRLRWMNYLRPGIKRGNFTPEEDDLIVRLHSLLGNRWSLIAGRLPGRTDNEIKNYWNTHLLKKLKSEGIEPKPRKASRTIPKKKKTAKPDKTGSEKRKKHRPVCKPDVKDRPEMIKVYAPRPVRLSTGFARNYSFDDLAASVASSSGNNKAEDNNNTPLNHNGNNNKAEESTGFPWDLYEVGDDLLEDYMDGCDLSARYSLPTSDTLLEKVYDEYLQLLSEDCCLQTCSSC is encoded by the exons ATGGGAAGAGCTCCTTGTTGTTCTAAAGTTGGGTTGAAAAAAGGGCCTTGGTCTGCTAAAGAAGACTCCTTGCTTACCACTTACATTCAACAGCATGGTGAAGGCCATTGGAGATCACTCCCCAAGAATGCtg GGTTGCTTAGATGTGGGAAAAGTTGCAGGCTGAGATGGATGAATTACTTGAGGCCAGGGATCAAGAGAGGAAACTTCACCCCTGAAGAAGATGATCTCATCGTACGGCTCCACTCCCTTCTTGGGAACCGGTGGTCGCTCATTGCCGGTCGGTTGCCCGGTCGGACCGATAACGAGATCAAGAACTACTGGAACACTCACCTCCTCAAGAAGCTCAAGAGTGAAGGGATCGAACCCAAACCGCGTAAAGCTTCCAGAACAAtcccgaagaagaagaagacagcCAAACCGGATAAAACCGGGAGCGAGAAGAGAAAAAAGCACAGGCCGGTGTGTAAACCGGACGTCAAAGATCGACCGGAGATGATCAAGGTATATGCGCCGAGACCGGTCCGGCTTTCGACCGGGTTCGCAAGAAATTACAGCTTTGATGATCTGGCGGCGAGTGTTGCCTCCAGTTCAGGTAATAATAAAGCCGAGGACAATAACAATACTCCTCTTAACCATAACGGCAACAACAATAAAGCAGAAGAGTCAACGGGTTTTCCATGGGATTTGTACGAGGTTGGAGATGATCTTTTAGAAGATTATATGGACGGCTGTGATCTTTCAGCCAGATATTCACTGCCCACCAGTGACACTTTGCTGGAGAAGGTGTATGATGAGTATCTGCAGCTTCTCTCAGAGGATTGTTGTCTTCAAACATGTTCCTCCTGCTGA